The nucleotide sequence ACCGGCCACCGCGCGCCGAAACTCGTCAGGAAGGCGTGGCCGGTGGGGACAAAATCATCGACCTTCAGGTCATTGATGGCCGCGCCCACAACCTCTATGTCGGAGGCGGACCTGACACCGAGGTCCCTGGCAAAACCGCCGGTGATAGTGGGCACCTTTTCCACTTCAAGGCCAGCCACGGCCACGGCGACCCAATCGACCGCGACGGGACTCTCGCCTATAACGATGGCCCCGATCTTCCTCGGGGTACCTGACGGCCCGGGGCCGTCCTTTTCCTGTGTGACGATGGCGTCCATGACGTGGAGTATCCGCTTTTTTTCCTCGAAGCCGTGGAGCAGCGCCTCGTTCAGGTCCAGGAGGAAATCGGAAAAAGCGGCCGGCGTCGAGGCCTTGATATGCCACCTGGACTTGTCAAGGCCGGGGATCATGCCGAAGAGGTTCTTGGTCGCGCCGGTGATATAGGTGACGCCGTGGGTCTTGAATTTCGGCAGGTTGATGATGATGTCCGCGTCAAAGAGGGCCCTGGAGATGTCAAAGCGCTTGTATTTGCCCTTTGTCTCATAGGCGAGGGTTTTCGCCTCCGATACGTCGGCTACCTCGATCCCCTGCTTCGCTATAATATCGGAGTAGTCCGATTTTTTCAGGGTCCCCTCGAGGCCGGTCATGGCCGGCGATTCGATGATGACCGGCGTCCCGCCGTTGTCCCTGACGATTTCGGCCATGGCCCCCGTAAAGGCCGGGTGCGTGGTGATGGCCTTTTCCGGCCTGGCCGGCATCAGCAGGTTCGGCTTCAGGGCAACGCGCCGGCCCCTGAAATCCCCGGGATTAAATCCTATTTTGACCAATCCCTCCTGCATCAGCTTCTTCATGGCGCCATGATCGTATTCGGGACAGGAGGCCAGGTATACTTTATTCATTGATTTTCTCCATTATTTCATCATGGCCGATCTCGTCGGCGGATATCATCACCGGGAAATTAAAC is from Spirochaetota bacterium and encodes:
- a CDS encoding DUF362 domain-containing protein; the encoded protein is MNKVYLASCPEYDHGAMKKLMQEGLVKIGFNPGDFRGRRVALKPNLLMPARPEKAITTHPAFTGAMAEIVRDNGGTPVIIESPAMTGLEGTLKKSDYSDIIAKQGIEVADVSEAKTLAYETKGKYKRFDISRALFDADIIINLPKFKTHGVTYITGATKNLFGMIPGLDKSRWHIKASTPAAFSDFLLDLNEALLHGFEEKKRILHVMDAIVTQEKDGPGPSGTPRKIGAIVIGESPVAVDWVAVAVAGLEVEKVPTITGGFARDLGVRSASDIEVVGAAINDLKVDDFVPTGHAFLTSFGARWPVNTAAFKNIFTERPVPVEGDCTLCYQCRKICPAGAIGESAGKKKVPAYDYQKCIRCYCCREICPQAAITLKRGSLQWIMG